CGTCGGCCGTGTCGATCTCCCGGTCGTCTTCGACGGCGACATCCAGTGGTCGACGGATCTTCAGGGTACGCTCGACGTATAAAAAACAGCTTGATTTGTAATGGTATAATTTCTGAAACGTGAATCGGTATTTTAGCCTTCAGCCGGATTAAAATACACTGTACTAGCCGTACAGCGATGGTCGTTGTTCGATAATATTAAATAGCTACGCACACATAATCATCACATGGTTGTCCACTCGAATTTACTCGCCGAGGGGCTTGATGATATCCTGCACACGGTACTTTCAGCGGGTGACGACGAACTCCTCGTGATCAACCCGACGGCCGAGACGGTCGAGGCACTCGTCTCCGTCGCGACCGCGTTCGACGGCGACCTGCCGACGGTCCGAGTGGTGGCCGACGACACGCTTCTGAAGACCGTGGTCGACGACTTCATCGTGGCGAGTAACGCCGCCAACCTCGTCGACGAGGGCGTGCTCTCGCTGAAGACCGGCGCCGGGAGCGAGGAGAACTCGCTCATCGTCACGGAGGACGCCGTGCTGGCGCTCGTAACGACCGGCGACCGCGTCGCGGCGCTCGCGACCGACGACGAGGAGTTCGTCGACTCCGCGTACGAGACCTACGTCGAGCAGTCGGAGGAGGCACCGGAGTTCAAGCTTCGCACACCCTCGATCTCCGTCGTCCGGGAGTCGCTGGAAGCCGACATCTCCGAGAGGATCCGCGCCGACTTCGACACCGTCCTCTCGTCGTTGCAGACCGCCCGCGGCGACGGGCAGGGTCTCGACGAGGTCACCATCAGCCTCCTCGTGGCCGCGAAGAACGACGTGCTCCTGTACGACATCTCGAAGTGGGGCGAGGACATCGGGATCGCGTCGAAGGCGACGTTCTCCCGGACGAAAACGAAGCTCGAGGACATGGGACTCATCGACACCGAGAAGGTCCCCATCGACGTCGGTCGTCCGCGACTCCGACTGAAGCTCGGCGACGACCGCCTCCGGCAGGCCGACGCCGACCAGCTCGCCGGTGTCGCCCAGAGCCTTCTCACCTGAAGAGCCGGAACCCTCGCGCTTTTTTATTCTTCACCCGACGTGCGCGTATGCACGTCGGACTCGTCGGCTCGGGTCCCGCCGAAGCGGCGATCCGGGCCGCCTTTGCGGACGTCGACGCCACTGTCGCCACCGGGATGGAATCGCTCGCCGAGTCCGATCTCGGTGTCGTCGTCGCGCCGGCGGGTGCCGACCAGGTCGCCCGCGCCGACGCCGTCTGCGATCGCCTCGTCGCGTGTGAGGTCGGCGGGGTCGGCGGTCACCCGCTCGATTCTCTCGACGCCGCCGTCTCCGTCTTCACGCACGATTCCGCACGGTTCTCCGACCTCCAGCGCCGCGTCGCGTCGACCACTGACGCGACGGCGGAGCGTCCCTCCGGGGACCGAAGCGCGGTCCGCTTCGCCGGGGCAGTCGCCGGGCGGCGCGCCGTTCGCCTGCTCGCTGGCGACCCCCTCGGCGGGACCGTCGTCGAGGTGCCCGGCGACGAACGGCGGTTCCTCCCGACCCCCGAGGCAGAGCGGGACCGCACCCTCGACCGATCGTGGCGTGCGGTCGACCTCGGAGCGTCGCTCGACCGCGCGGAGCGGGCGCTCGACGACCGTGTCGGGCTCCTCACGCAGGTCGGCGAGCGCGAGTCGTTCCCCGTGCCGTACTACCTCGCGACCACCGCGGACACGACGGGCTACAGCGACGCCCGGGCCGCGGAGTTCGCCGCCGGTGCGGATCCCGACTGGGATCGCGCGTTCATGAAGGCACTCGGCGAGGGGCTCGAGCGCTACTGTGCCGGCGTCTACCGTCAGTCGGCGTTCGTCGTCGCGCCGGAGGCGAACCGCGCACGGCCGGTCTCGCCCGCTCGTTTTGCCCGTCCCGAAGGATACCGCCAGGTCGACCGCGAGGAGTCGCTCCCCTGGGTCGAGGGCGAACACCTCGCGACTGGGGAGCGCGTCTCGTTGCCGGCGGAGTTCGTCCACTACCCGCCGCCACAGGAACGGCACAAACCGGCGATCACGACGGGGCTGGGGCTGGGTAACTCCGGCGTCGAGGCGCTCTTGTCGGGACTGTACGAGGTGATCGAACGCGACGCGACGATGCTCGCGTGGTACTCGACGTTCGAGCCCCTCGGCCTGGCGGTCGACGACGAACGGTTCCGAACGCTCGTGAAACGAGCGCGCGCCGAGGAACTCGACGTGACGCCCCTGCTCGTGACGCAGGACGTCGACGTGCCCGTCGTCGCCGCCGCGGTCCACCGCGACGCCGACCACGAGAACGAGGACGCGTGGCCGCGGTTCGCGATGGGATCGGGGGCGGCTCTCGATCCGGTCGCAGCCGCGTGCGCGGCGCTCGCCGAGGCGCTCCAGAACTGGATGGAACTCCGCGCGATGGGTCCCGAGCAAGCGGCAGATGAAAAGGCCGCGATCGGCGAGTACGCGGCGTTTCCACCTGCCGCTCAGCGGTTCGTCGACGCCGGCGCGACCGTCCCCGCCGGATCGGTCGGTCCGGATCGACTCCCCGAGGGAGCGGCCGAACTCGACGCCGTGATCGAGCGGGTGACCGACGCCGGACTGGACGCGTACGCCGCGCGGACGACGACGCGCGACGTGGCCGAGCTGGGGTTCGAGGCGGTTCGTGTCCTGGTTCCCGAGGCACAACCGCTCTTCACCGGCGAACCGTTCTTCGCCGAGCGGGCCGAGACAGTCCCGAGGGAACTGGGGTTCGAGCCGCGGCTGGACGGACCGTATCACCCGTATCCGTAGCAACCGCCGACGCCTGTGTGACGCTGTCTGCGAACAGGCGGCACCCGCTTCGTGACGGAGCGCGGCGTGCCGCACGACTGCGGGACGCGCTCCGGCGATCCTCAGCGCACGGGCGGTCTGGCCGCAGCTTCCGGTTTGAACCCTCGGTCACGGCGACGAACGCTGTGTTCTTCCCTCGGGAGAGGCTGTCCTACCTGGCGCGGTGACCCCACTGGTGAACGTCGTCGTGACGGGCGCTACCTGTGGCGTCGACGCCGACACGTGGGGACGTCGTAGGCCGGACGTCCCGGCAGCTGTCTGTCGAGGCAGCTACACGCCGAACGTCGCCCGAAGCATATCACGCGTCCCCGGCCCGAGTCCGACCGCGAGGACGGCGACGAGGAGGAGCATCGTGTACCGAGGGGACTCCTCGAACACCCCTTCCTCGAACACCCAGATCACGAACGTGGCCGCGACGAGTTTCACGAGCAGGAACGGCCACGCGTCGCCCGTGACCGCGAGCACCGAGGCGGGGAGCGTCGACGCGGTGAAGTCGACCACGAACTGGTTGACGGGGTGTTTCGGCACGAGGTTCGGGCCGGCACCGATCGCGGTCATCCAGTCGAGGCCGACGACGTTCGCCACCCCGTCGACGGCGTGGCCCCAGATAATGACGAGACCGATGAGCCCCGTCCCGGCGTTGACCTGCGGGGCGTACCGCTCGACGAGCTTCCACGTTGCGATGGCGGTGAGCGTCGCGCCGACGAGGACGATCACCAGGACCTGCGGGTAGAACGTCACGCCGTTCTCACCCGACACCGCGAGCGAGCCGAGATACCCCACGGTGAGTGCGAGGACGGCGACACCGATCACCGAGAGGGGACGCTGGTAGTCGGTGACCTGGCCCTGCCGTTCGAGCACGACCGAGACGACGA
This Salinigranum marinum DNA region includes the following protein-coding sequences:
- a CDS encoding DUF63 family protein yields the protein MATVAERVGLDPERLWTLAVATLGLALVGGSVAFPRAVYDGFVWQYFWGPVQADAQSAVCAVRGTGGTEYLGSAAACQAATGVVAYPGYTLVSEVGYMIVLLIALSGVVFFMRRLDIGRQRRFFYALLPFVFFGGALRVVEDANDAPGVADALITYPLNTLFISPIIYFTVFFVTVVAVVVSVVLERQGQVTDYQRPLSVIGVAVLALTVGYLGSLAVSGENGVTFYPQVLVIVLVGATLTAIATWKLVERYAPQVNAGTGLIGLVIIWGHAVDGVANVVGLDWMTAIGAGPNLVPKHPVNQFVVDFTASTLPASVLAVTGDAWPFLLVKLVAATFVIWVFEEGVFEESPRYTMLLLVAVLAVGLGPGTRDMLRATFGV
- a CDS encoding YcaO-like family protein: MHVGLVGSGPAEAAIRAAFADVDATVATGMESLAESDLGVVVAPAGADQVARADAVCDRLVACEVGGVGGHPLDSLDAAVSVFTHDSARFSDLQRRVASTTDATAERPSGDRSAVRFAGAVAGRRAVRLLAGDPLGGTVVEVPGDERRFLPTPEAERDRTLDRSWRAVDLGASLDRAERALDDRVGLLTQVGERESFPVPYYLATTADTTGYSDARAAEFAAGADPDWDRAFMKALGEGLERYCAGVYRQSAFVVAPEANRARPVSPARFARPEGYRQVDREESLPWVEGEHLATGERVSLPAEFVHYPPPQERHKPAITTGLGLGNSGVEALLSGLYEVIERDATMLAWYSTFEPLGLAVDDERFRTLVKRARAEELDVTPLLVTQDVDVPVVAAAVHRDADHENEDAWPRFAMGSGAALDPVAAACAALAEALQNWMELRAMGPEQAADEKAAIGEYAAFPPAAQRFVDAGATVPAGSVGPDRLPEGAAELDAVIERVTDAGLDAYAARTTTRDVAELGFEAVRVLVPEAQPLFTGEPFFAERAETVPRELGFEPRLDGPYHPYP
- the tbsP gene encoding transcriptional regulator TbsP; its protein translation is MVVHSNLLAEGLDDILHTVLSAGDDELLVINPTAETVEALVSVATAFDGDLPTVRVVADDTLLKTVVDDFIVASNAANLVDEGVLSLKTGAGSEENSLIVTEDAVLALVTTGDRVAALATDDEEFVDSAYETYVEQSEEAPEFKLRTPSISVVRESLEADISERIRADFDTVLSSLQTARGDGQGLDEVTISLLVAAKNDVLLYDISKWGEDIGIASKATFSRTKTKLEDMGLIDTEKVPIDVGRPRLRLKLGDDRLRQADADQLAGVAQSLLT